The Apus apus isolate bApuApu2 chromosome 8, bApuApu2.pri.cur, whole genome shotgun sequence genome has a window encoding:
- the MINDY4B gene encoding inactive ubiquitin carboxyl-terminal hydrolase MINDY-4B, with amino-acid sequence MQVPMEPRAAPGAMGEPGGQHTLPQMQLEEIASKISDLNKWKEIFSFHGLEISNPTHQVTFCFCLVVFQHRTSTGHGPPGAGEPMGPPPPPQPPSAVPRPLLVPPDTGGQPISLEMAMGLRQLLFGNVSHRFSCEWAQASFRFRGPYSDLAYALEAEKKGTRALLMAVQAHIIKYLLFVRNTEDTHLERLGSIGPRAQREALAAALAELLWAAAAGGRAAVCLLTPALRLVPRADYTADSFTERIQLFEFSEKAAAQEFIFDHINCFKGEGSHGVILFLYSLLFSRTLERVQEDLGCTATPLLDFNSGNITCTEAMLSLLLTGRASPQELDGGPEPGPGSETVEGQGWRGPVGYLRWGRGLEEQVCRGLRTPRLPVWLCGGAGGHVVLFSTDRQLLSDWKRERLFQLYLYSGQREQRGTARLTVDTHSHHWEKEQSEDPSSTGKRRRSVEMAIRTKWAGATISWNGTEPFF; translated from the exons ATGCAGGTGCCCATGGAGCCCCgagcagcccctggggccaTGGGTGAGCCGGGGGGTCAGCACACCCTGCCCCAgatgcagctggaggagatCGCCAGCAAAATTTCAGACCtaaacaaatggaaagaaatcttCAGTTTTCACGG tttGGAAATCAGCAATCCAACTCATCAGGTAACATTCTGTTTTTGTCTGGTGGTTTTT CAGCACCGGACCAGCACTGGCCATGGACCACCTGGAGCTGGAGAGCCCATggggccaccaccaccacctcagCCCCCTTCCGCTGTCCCCAGGCCCCTCCTGGTCCCTCCAGACACGGGCGGCCAGCCCATCTCCTTGGAAATGGCAATG GGGCTGCGGCAGCTGCTCTTCGGAAACGTGTCCCACCGCTTCAGCTGCGAGTGGGCACAAGCCAGCTTCAGGTTCCGGGGGCCATACTCTGACCTGGCCTACGCTTTGGAGGCAGAAAAG AAGGGAACAAGAGCCCTTCTGATGGCTGTACAAGCACACATCATCAAATACCTGCTCTTCGTAAGGAACACAGAAGATACTCACCTGGAAAG gctgggcagcatcGGCCCGCGGGCGCAGCGGGAGGCTCTGGCCGcggccctggcagagctgctgtgggcagcGGCAGCGGGGGGCAGAGCCGCCGTCTGCCTCCTCACCCCAGCCCTCCGCCTCGTCCCGCGAGCAGACTACACAGCCGACAGCTTCACGGAAAGG ATCCAGCTGTTTGAGTTctctgagaaagcagcagctcaggagttCATCTTTGACCATATAAATTGT TTCAAAGGTGAAGGAAGTCATGGAGTGATCCTATTTTTATACAGTTTACTTTTCTCCAGGACACTGGAAAg GGTCCAAGAAGATTTAGGCTGCACAGCAACTCCTCTGTTAGATTTCAATTCTGGAAACATCACCTGTACAGAG GCCAtgctcagcctcctcctcacAGGCCGAGCTAGCCCACAGGAGCTGGATGGTGGCCCAGAGCCTGGACCTGGCAGTGAGACCGTAGAGGGGCAGGGGTGGAGGGGCCCGGTGGGCTACCTGCGCTGGGGccgggggctggaggagcag gtGTGCCGGGGGCTGCGCACCCCCCGGCTGCCGGTCTGGCtgtgcggcggggccggcgggcaCGTCGTGCTCTTCAGCACCGACCGGCAGCTCCTCTCCGACTGGAAACGGGAGAGACTCTTCCAGCTGTACCTGTACAGCGGGCAGCGGGAGCAGAGGGGAACAGCCCGGCTGACTGTAG